From the Bremerella alba genome, one window contains:
- a CDS encoding pyridoxamine 5'-phosphate oxidase family protein — MHEYPSDIAFTPAVKAIQSENGSRSSYAKMEERGGWRTTVTPDLEAFLADLDMFYLGTANAEGQPYIQYRGGAPGFLKVIDEKTLGFADFGGNQQYISLGNLAENSKAFIFLMDYVHSRRIKLWGNARVVEGDAALEERLRDPDYPGSVERAILFEIEAWDINCPQHIHKRFPQREVAPVVEQLQERVQELEAQLATLRQANKT; from the coding sequence ATGCACGAATACCCCAGCGACATCGCTTTCACTCCTGCCGTCAAAGCGATTCAGTCGGAGAACGGTTCTCGGTCTTCCTACGCCAAGATGGAGGAGCGAGGAGGTTGGCGAACGACAGTCACGCCTGATCTCGAAGCGTTCCTTGCCGATCTGGACATGTTCTATCTCGGCACGGCCAACGCCGAAGGCCAGCCCTACATCCAATACCGAGGTGGTGCGCCCGGCTTTCTGAAGGTCATTGACGAAAAGACTTTGGGCTTCGCTGACTTCGGCGGCAACCAGCAGTACATCAGCTTGGGAAATCTTGCAGAGAACTCGAAGGCGTTCATCTTCCTGATGGACTATGTTCACAGCCGCCGCATCAAATTGTGGGGCAATGCAAGAGTTGTAGAGGGCGATGCTGCACTGGAAGAGAGGCTCCGTGATCCAGATTATCCCGGCAGCGTCGAACGTGCCATCCTTTTTGAAATTGAGGCGTGGGACATCAACTGTCCTCAGCACATCCACAAGCGTTTTCCGCAGCGGGAAGTTGCTCCGGTCGTCGAGCAGCTTCAAGAGCGAGTTCAGGAACTCGAAGCACAACTGGCGACGTTGCGGCAGGCAAATAAGACCTGA